The following are from one region of the Ictalurus furcatus strain D&B chromosome 11, Billie_1.0, whole genome shotgun sequence genome:
- the crbn gene encoding protein cereblon isoform X2, producing the protein MEEFHGRTLHDDDSVQSLPVLPHATLILIPGQTLPLQLFRPQEVSMFRNLVSHDRTFAVLAHSPDSGGGELQAEFGTTAEIYAFREEQEYGIETVKIKAVGRQRFKVHDIRTQADGIRQAKVQILPERILMDPLSALQLSTRLHRRVPDARPAPPQSQAQRCHTYRRRRLFPASMTPWPSWVYSLYDSETLMSRVKKQLHEWDENLKDESLPTNAIDFSYRVAACLPIDDALRLQLLRIGSAIQRLRCELDIMDRCTSLCCKQCQDTEITTKNEIFSLSLCGPMAAYVNPHGYVHETLTVYKASNLNLIGRPSTLHSWFPGYAWTIAQCRTCGSHMGWKFTAMKKDLSPQRFWGLTRSALLPTIPQGEEGVEGSRLLCL; encoded by the exons ATGGAGGAGTTCCACGGGCGCACTCTTCACGACGACGACAGCGTGCAGAGTCTCCCCGTCCTCCCTCACGCCACCCTCATCCTGATTCCGGGTCAGACGCTGCCGCTGCAGCTCTTCAGACCGCAGGAGGTCAGCATGTTCCGCAACCTGGTCAGCCACGACCGCACTTTCGCCGTGCTGGCGCACAG TCCGGATTCGGGCGGAGGAGAGCTGCAGGCGGAGTTCGGGACGACGGCGGAGATCTACGCCTTTCGCGAGGAGCAGGAGTACGGCATCGAGACGGTGAAAATCAAAGCCGTCGGACGGCAGCGCTTTAAAGTGCACGACATCCGCACGCAGGCAGACGG gatCCGTCAGGCAAAGGTGCAGATTTTGCCCGAACGGATTCTGATGGACCCTTTGAGCGCGCTGCAGCTCTCGACCCGCTTGCACAGACGTGTTCCGGATGCCAGACCCGCGCCGCCGCAGAGCCAAGCACAACGCTGCCACACCTACAGACGG aGGAGGTTGTTTCCTGCTAGTATGACCCCATGGCCGTCCTGGGTTTACTCCCTGTACGACTCG gAGACTCTAATGAGCAGAGTTAAGAAGCAGCTCCACGAATGGGACGAGAACCTCAAAGACGAATCGCTGCCTACTAACGCTATAG atttctCCTACAGGGTGGCAGCGTGTTTGCCGATAGACGATGCCCTCAGACTGCAGCTCCTGAGGATCGGTAGTGCCATTCAGAGACTCCGCTGTGAGCTGGACATCATGGAcagg TGCACGTCTCTGTGCTGTAAGCAGTGCCAGGACACCGAGATCACCACCAAGAACGAGATCTTCAG CCTGTCTCTGTGTGGGCCGATGGCAGCTTACGTGAATCCTCATGGTTACGTCCACGAGACTCTGACCGTCTACAAGGCCAGCAACCTCAACCTGATCGGGAGACCCTCCACTCTGCACAGCTGGTTCCCAGG gtacGCGTGGACCATCGCGCAGTGCCGGACCTGCGGTTCTCACATGGGCTGGAAGTTCACAGCTATGAAAAAGGATCTGAGTCCTCAGCGATTCTGGGGTCTGACTCGCTCGGCGCTCTTACCCACAATCCCTCAGGGCGAGGAGGGTGTGGAAGGCTCGCGCCTGCTCTGCCTGTAA
- the crbn gene encoding protein cereblon isoform X1, with product MADEREGADNNNINDDMGNQLQLLPENEEEEEDDMETEDRDSEGAEKPSIINFDPSLPTSHAYLGSDMEEFHGRTLHDDDSVQSLPVLPHATLILIPGQTLPLQLFRPQEVSMFRNLVSHDRTFAVLAHSPDSGGGELQAEFGTTAEIYAFREEQEYGIETVKIKAVGRQRFKVHDIRTQADGIRQAKVQILPERILMDPLSALQLSTRLHRRVPDARPAPPQSQAQRCHTYRRRRLFPASMTPWPSWVYSLYDSETLMSRVKKQLHEWDENLKDESLPTNAIDFSYRVAACLPIDDALRLQLLRIGSAIQRLRCELDIMDRCTSLCCKQCQDTEITTKNEIFSLSLCGPMAAYVNPHGYVHETLTVYKASNLNLIGRPSTLHSWFPGYAWTIAQCRTCGSHMGWKFTAMKKDLSPQRFWGLTRSALLPTIPQGEEGVEGSRLLCL from the exons AAaacgaggaggaggaagaagatgacATGGAAACAGAGGATCGCGACAGCGAGGGTGCGGAAAAGCCGAGCATCATCAACTTCGACCCCAGCCTGCCCACCTCGCACGCT TACCTGGGTTCAGACATGGAGGAGTTCCACGGGCGCACTCTTCACGACGACGACAGCGTGCAGAGTCTCCCCGTCCTCCCTCACGCCACCCTCATCCTGATTCCGGGTCAGACGCTGCCGCTGCAGCTCTTCAGACCGCAGGAGGTCAGCATGTTCCGCAACCTGGTCAGCCACGACCGCACTTTCGCCGTGCTGGCGCACAG TCCGGATTCGGGCGGAGGAGAGCTGCAGGCGGAGTTCGGGACGACGGCGGAGATCTACGCCTTTCGCGAGGAGCAGGAGTACGGCATCGAGACGGTGAAAATCAAAGCCGTCGGACGGCAGCGCTTTAAAGTGCACGACATCCGCACGCAGGCAGACGG gatCCGTCAGGCAAAGGTGCAGATTTTGCCCGAACGGATTCTGATGGACCCTTTGAGCGCGCTGCAGCTCTCGACCCGCTTGCACAGACGTGTTCCGGATGCCAGACCCGCGCCGCCGCAGAGCCAAGCACAACGCTGCCACACCTACAGACGG aGGAGGTTGTTTCCTGCTAGTATGACCCCATGGCCGTCCTGGGTTTACTCCCTGTACGACTCG gAGACTCTAATGAGCAGAGTTAAGAAGCAGCTCCACGAATGGGACGAGAACCTCAAAGACGAATCGCTGCCTACTAACGCTATAG atttctCCTACAGGGTGGCAGCGTGTTTGCCGATAGACGATGCCCTCAGACTGCAGCTCCTGAGGATCGGTAGTGCCATTCAGAGACTCCGCTGTGAGCTGGACATCATGGAcagg TGCACGTCTCTGTGCTGTAAGCAGTGCCAGGACACCGAGATCACCACCAAGAACGAGATCTTCAG CCTGTCTCTGTGTGGGCCGATGGCAGCTTACGTGAATCCTCATGGTTACGTCCACGAGACTCTGACCGTCTACAAGGCCAGCAACCTCAACCTGATCGGGAGACCCTCCACTCTGCACAGCTGGTTCCCAGG gtacGCGTGGACCATCGCGCAGTGCCGGACCTGCGGTTCTCACATGGGCTGGAAGTTCACAGCTATGAAAAAGGATCTGAGTCCTCAGCGATTCTGGGGTCTGACTCGCTCGGCGCTCTTACCCACAATCCCTCAGGGCGAGGAGGGTGTGGAAGGCTCGCGCCTGCTCTGCCTGTAA